A single genomic interval of Microbacterium sp. zg-Y1090 harbors:
- a CDS encoding DNA polymerase IV yields MGRGDGTGRIVSPDDADDTGTRILHVDMDAFYAAVEVLDNPALKGRPIIIGGAEGRGVVSSASYEARRFGVRSAMPVGQALRLCPQAIVVPPHFDRYLALSRQVMGIFHSVTPLVEPLSIDEAFLDVHGARRLWGSPAEIARMLRSRVLAETGLTCSVGVAATKHVAKMASTISKPDGLLIVRADQTQAFLAARPVGALWGVGPKAAAALEGRGIHTVADILATPPGVLDRALGKAMGERVWHLARGIDAREVQTERIEKSVGHEETFHDDIADPAVLRTELRRLADRVGARLRANGWEAHTIALKLRFADFTTLSRSQTLPEPTAVSQRIGDAAWDLFAQIDLRMPVRLIGVRAENLRPAGGGPPALWDDDEDWRRVEEALDGARERFGRAAVTRATLLGGTRDVGALPTNPRPPRSHDH; encoded by the coding sequence ATGGGACGTGGAGACGGGACGGGACGCATCGTCTCACCCGACGACGCCGACGACACCGGCACGCGCATCCTCCACGTCGACATGGATGCCTTCTACGCCGCCGTCGAGGTGCTCGACAACCCGGCGCTGAAGGGGCGGCCGATCATCATCGGCGGCGCCGAGGGCCGGGGGGTCGTCTCCAGCGCGTCCTACGAGGCGCGCCGTTTCGGGGTGCGCAGCGCCATGCCCGTCGGTCAGGCGCTGCGCCTGTGCCCGCAGGCGATCGTCGTGCCGCCGCACTTCGACCGCTACCTCGCGCTGTCGCGCCAGGTGATGGGCATCTTCCATTCCGTCACGCCGCTGGTGGAGCCGCTGTCCATCGACGAGGCGTTCCTCGACGTGCACGGCGCCCGCCGGCTCTGGGGGAGCCCGGCCGAGATCGCCCGCATGCTGCGCTCCCGCGTGCTGGCCGAGACCGGCCTCACCTGCAGCGTCGGAGTCGCCGCGACGAAGCACGTCGCGAAGATGGCGTCGACGATCTCGAAGCCCGACGGTCTGCTCATCGTTCGGGCCGACCAGACCCAGGCGTTCCTCGCTGCGCGCCCCGTGGGCGCGCTCTGGGGCGTGGGCCCGAAGGCGGCGGCTGCGCTGGAGGGTCGTGGCATCCACACCGTCGCCGATATCCTCGCCACCCCGCCCGGCGTGCTCGATCGCGCGCTGGGCAAGGCGATGGGCGAGCGGGTGTGGCATCTGGCGCGCGGCATCGACGCCCGGGAGGTGCAGACCGAGCGGATCGAGAAGAGCGTCGGTCACGAGGAGACGTTCCACGATGACATCGCCGATCCCGCGGTGCTCCGCACCGAACTGCGACGCCTGGCCGACCGCGTGGGAGCGCGCCTGCGGGCGAACGGCTGGGAGGCGCACACGATCGCGCTGAAGCTGCGGTTCGCGGACTTCACGACGCTCTCCCGCTCGCAGACGCTTCCCGAGCCGACCGCGGTGAGCCAGCGCATCGGAGACGCCGCGTGGGATCTGTTCGCGCAGATCGACTTGCGCATGCCGGTTCGGCTCATCGGCGTGCGCGCCGAGAACCTGCGTCCGGCCGGCGGAGGGCCGCCCGCGCTGTGGGACGACGATGAGGACTGGCGCCGCGTCGAGGAGGCGCTGGACGGTGCGCGCGAGCGGTTCGGTCGCGCCGCTGTCACGCGGGCGACACTGCTGGGTGGCACGCGCGACGTCGGCGCCCTCCCGACCAATCCCCGGCCTCCGCGATCGCACGATCACTGA
- the gatB gene encoding Asp-tRNA(Asn)/Glu-tRNA(Gln) amidotransferase subunit GatB has translation MAKAKLMDFDKALELFEPVLGFEVHVELNTETKMFSSAANPANEKNHAAGPNTLVAPVDMGLPGSMPVVNAQAVRSSISLGLALGCSIAPSSRFARKNYFYPDLGKNYQISQYDEPIAFEGEVEIELSDGEIVTVPIERAHMEEDAGKLTHMGGSTGRIQGAEYSLVDYNRAGVPLVEIVTKPIIGAGHRAPEIAKAYIATIRDIVRGLGISEAKMERGNLRCDANVSLRPRVAPGEPTPPLGTRTETKNVNSMRSVERAVRYEIQRQAAILADGGTIIQETRHWHEDTGTTSPGRPKSDADDYRYFPEPDLLPVVPSAELIEELRAALPEPPAARRRRLKADWGFTDLEFQDVANGGLLAEVEATVAAGASPAAARKWWTGEITRIANAAGREPSELVSPAHVAAVQALVDAGTLTDKLARQVLEGVIAGEGTPQEVVDARGLAVVSDDGALIAAIDEALASQPDVLAKIRDGKVQAAGAVIGAVMKAMKGQADAARVRELILARAAE, from the coding sequence ATGGCCAAGGCAAAGCTCATGGACTTCGACAAGGCCCTCGAACTGTTCGAGCCCGTGCTCGGCTTCGAGGTGCACGTCGAGCTCAACACCGAGACGAAGATGTTCTCCTCGGCGGCCAACCCCGCCAACGAGAAGAACCACGCCGCCGGCCCGAACACCCTGGTGGCCCCCGTCGACATGGGTCTTCCCGGGTCGATGCCGGTCGTCAACGCGCAGGCCGTGCGGTCGTCGATCAGCCTGGGCCTGGCGCTCGGCTGCTCGATCGCGCCGTCCAGCCGGTTCGCCCGCAAGAACTACTTCTACCCCGACCTCGGCAAGAACTACCAGATCTCGCAGTACGACGAGCCGATCGCGTTCGAGGGCGAGGTCGAGATCGAGCTCTCCGACGGCGAGATCGTCACCGTCCCGATCGAGCGCGCGCACATGGAGGAGGATGCCGGAAAGCTCACCCACATGGGTGGCTCGACCGGCCGCATCCAGGGCGCGGAGTACTCGCTGGTGGACTACAACCGCGCCGGCGTGCCGCTCGTGGAGATCGTCACCAAGCCGATCATCGGCGCCGGCCACCGTGCGCCCGAGATCGCGAAGGCCTACATCGCGACGATCCGCGACATCGTGCGGGGTCTCGGGATCTCCGAGGCGAAGATGGAGCGCGGCAACCTCCGCTGCGACGCGAATGTGTCGCTGCGGCCGCGCGTCGCGCCCGGCGAGCCGACGCCGCCCCTGGGCACGCGCACCGAGACGAAGAACGTCAACTCGATGCGCTCGGTCGAGCGTGCCGTGCGGTACGAGATCCAGCGGCAGGCGGCGATCCTCGCCGACGGCGGCACGATCATCCAGGAGACGCGTCACTGGCACGAGGACACCGGCACGACGTCGCCCGGGCGCCCCAAGTCCGACGCCGACGACTACCGGTACTTCCCGGAACCCGACCTGCTTCCCGTCGTGCCGTCCGCCGAGCTGATCGAAGAGCTGCGCGCGGCGCTGCCGGAGCCCCCGGCCGCCCGTCGACGCCGGCTGAAGGCCGACTGGGGCTTCACCGACCTGGAGTTCCAGGACGTCGCCAACGGCGGTCTGCTCGCCGAGGTCGAGGCGACCGTCGCCGCGGGCGCGTCGCCGGCGGCGGCCCGCAAGTGGTGGACGGGTGAGATCACCCGCATCGCCAACGCCGCGGGCCGGGAGCCCAGCGAGCTGGTGTCGCCCGCGCACGTGGCCGCCGTGCAGGCGCTCGTGGATGCCGGCACGCTCACGGACAAGCTCGCGCGCCAGGTGCTCGAGGGCGTCATCGCCGGCGAAGGCACGCCGCAGGAGGTCGTCGATGCCCGTGGGCTCGCCGTCGTCTCGGACGACGGGGCGCTGATCGCTGCGATCGATGAGGCCCTGGCATCCCAGCCGGACGTGCTGGCGAAGATCCGCGACGGCAAGGTGCAGGCGGCCGGCGCCGTGATCGGCGCGGTCATGAAGGCGATGAAGGGCCAGGCCGACGCCGCACGCGTGCGCGAACTCATCCTCGCCCGCGCTGCGGAGTGA
- the gatA gene encoding Asp-tRNA(Asn)/Glu-tRNA(Gln) amidotransferase subunit GatA, which produces MTDLTRLTAADLASALGAGEVSSVEATQAHLDRIAAVDGDVHAFLHVSDHALDVAADIDRRRAAGEQLGALAGVPLAIKDVLVTTDMPSTSGSKILEGFMSPYDATVVARSRAAGLVPLGKTNMDEFAMGSSTEHSAYGATHNPWDLDRIPGGSGGGSAAAVAAFEAPIALGSDTGGSIRQPAHVTGTVGMKPTYGGVSRYGAIALASSLDQVGPVSRTVLDSALLHDVIGGHDPHDATSLTDRWPSFAEAAREGARGDVLKGLRVGVITELPDSGFQAGVSASFREALAAMEAQGVEIVEISAPHFEYGVAAYYLILPAEASSNLAKFDSVRFGMRVDVPGGTVEDVMAATRDAGFGPEVKRRVILGTYALSAGYYDAYYGSAQKVRTLIQQDFDQAFAQVDVIATPSAPTTAFRLGEKIDDPLQMYLNDVTTIPANLAGVPGISVPSGLAAEDGLPVGIQFLAPVREDARLYRVGAAVEAVLVDRWGGPLLDRAPILGGNR; this is translated from the coding sequence GTGACCGATCTCACCCGCCTGACCGCCGCCGACCTCGCCTCTGCGCTGGGTGCCGGAGAGGTCTCCAGCGTCGAAGCGACGCAGGCCCACCTCGACCGCATCGCCGCCGTCGACGGGGATGTGCACGCGTTCCTCCACGTCAGCGACCACGCGCTCGACGTCGCCGCCGACATCGACCGCCGCCGTGCCGCGGGCGAGCAGCTCGGCGCGCTCGCCGGCGTGCCGCTGGCGATCAAGGACGTGCTCGTCACCACCGACATGCCCTCCACCAGCGGGTCGAAGATCCTCGAGGGCTTCATGTCGCCCTACGACGCCACGGTCGTCGCCCGCTCGCGCGCCGCCGGCCTCGTGCCGCTGGGCAAGACCAACATGGACGAGTTCGCGATGGGCTCCTCCACCGAGCACTCCGCCTACGGCGCAACCCACAACCCGTGGGACCTCGACCGCATCCCCGGCGGCTCCGGTGGCGGCTCGGCCGCGGCGGTCGCCGCGTTCGAGGCGCCGATCGCGCTCGGCTCGGACACCGGCGGATCCATCCGCCAGCCCGCGCACGTCACCGGCACGGTGGGCATGAAGCCCACGTACGGCGGGGTGAGCCGGTACGGCGCGATCGCCCTGGCATCCAGCCTCGATCAGGTCGGTCCCGTATCCCGCACCGTGCTCGACTCGGCGCTGCTGCACGACGTCATCGGCGGGCACGACCCGCACGACGCGACCTCGCTCACCGACCGCTGGCCCTCGTTCGCCGAGGCTGCCAGAGAGGGCGCCCGCGGCGATGTGCTCAAGGGGCTGCGCGTCGGCGTCATCACCGAACTCCCGGACAGCGGCTTCCAGGCCGGGGTCTCGGCGTCGTTCCGTGAGGCACTCGCGGCGATGGAGGCGCAGGGCGTCGAGATCGTCGAGATCAGCGCACCCCACTTCGAGTACGGGGTTGCGGCCTACTACCTGATCCTTCCGGCCGAGGCATCCAGCAACCTGGCGAAGTTCGACTCCGTGCGCTTCGGGATGCGGGTGGACGTCCCCGGCGGCACCGTCGAAGACGTCATGGCCGCCACGCGTGACGCCGGCTTCGGCCCCGAGGTCAAGCGACGTGTGATCCTCGGCACCTACGCGCTGTCGGCCGGGTACTACGACGCCTACTACGGCTCGGCGCAGAAGGTGCGCACCCTCATCCAGCAGGACTTCGACCAGGCCTTCGCCCAGGTCGACGTCATCGCCACGCCCTCCGCGCCGACGACCGCGTTCCGCCTCGGGGAGAAGATCGACGACCCGCTGCAGATGTATCTCAACGACGTCACCACGATCCCCGCCAACCTCGCCGGCGTCCCCGGCATCTCGGTACCGTCCGGGCTCGCCGCCGAGGACGGACTGCCTGTCGGCATCCAGTTCCTGGCCCCTGTCCGCGAGGATGCCCGCCTTTACCGGGTCGGCGCCGCGGTCGAGGCCGTGCTCGTCGACCGCTGGGGCGGCCCGCTGCTGGACCGTGCACCGATCCTGGGAGGGAACCGCTGA
- the gatC gene encoding Asp-tRNA(Asn)/Glu-tRNA(Gln) amidotransferase subunit GatC → MSEITPDLVRHLGVLARIQLSDEEVEQLTGQLDVIVDNIAKVSQVATADVPATSHPVPLQNVFRPDVPGDMLTVDQVLQNAPDAADGRFRVTAILGEEQ, encoded by the coding sequence GTGTCAGAAATCACCCCCGATCTCGTCCGCCACCTCGGTGTGCTCGCCCGGATCCAGCTCAGCGACGAGGAGGTCGAGCAGCTCACCGGCCAGCTCGACGTGATCGTCGACAACATCGCGAAGGTGTCGCAGGTCGCCACCGCCGATGTCCCCGCGACGAGTCACCCCGTTCCGCTGCAGAACGTGTTCCGCCCCGACGTCCCGGGCGACATGCTCACCGTCGACCAGGTGCTGCAGAACGCACCCGACGCCGCCGACGGGCGCTTCCGCGTGACCGCGATCCTGGGAGAAGAGCAGTGA
- a CDS encoding long-chain-fatty-acid--CoA ligase: protein MIDVDPPRPWIRSYAEGVTAELPPLTGSLVDLVAASARDFPDAPALEFFGRETTYRALQDQIDRAAAALHARGVRAGDPVAIVLPNCPQHIVAFYAVLRLGAVVVEHNPLYTARELRKQFEDHGARHAIAWSKVVATLQDFPDDLPVPDIISVDITTALPATKQIALRLPVAKARNSRRALTEPVVDATPWQQIVAHEPLPASHPGPGTDDLAIIQYTSGTTGSPKGAALTHRNLLANAVQARSWVPHLERGKGCVFYAVLPMFHAYGLTLCVTFAMSMGARLVLFPKFDPDLVLAVVKKRPATVFPLVPPIADRLLAAARERGVSLQGIQIAISGAMALPHELVVPFEEATGGYLVEGYGLSECSPVLMVNPIAANREPGTVGLPLPGTECRVVDPDEPTVDVAPGERGELVVRGPQVFSGYYGHPEETERAFADGWFRTGDIVTIDEGGFVRIVDRIKELIITGGFNVAPTEVEIALRQHPQVLDAAVVGLHSPHSGEEVAAAIVVDGATDVDVDAVREFVRGILTPYKVPRRIFVVDELPRSMLGKVLRRQVRESLEKLIAHE from the coding sequence GTGATCGATGTCGACCCGCCCCGCCCCTGGATTCGCAGCTACGCCGAGGGCGTGACCGCTGAACTGCCACCGCTCACGGGTTCTCTCGTGGATCTGGTGGCCGCCTCCGCGCGCGACTTCCCCGATGCCCCGGCGCTGGAGTTCTTCGGCCGGGAGACGACGTACCGCGCCCTGCAGGACCAGATCGATCGGGCCGCCGCAGCGCTGCACGCGCGAGGCGTGCGCGCCGGCGACCCCGTCGCCATCGTGCTGCCGAACTGCCCTCAGCACATCGTCGCGTTCTACGCCGTGCTCCGCCTCGGCGCGGTCGTCGTGGAGCACAACCCGCTCTACACCGCGCGTGAGCTGCGCAAGCAGTTCGAAGATCACGGGGCCCGCCACGCAATCGCGTGGAGCAAGGTCGTCGCGACACTGCAGGACTTCCCCGACGACCTCCCCGTTCCCGACATCATCTCGGTGGACATCACCACCGCCCTGCCGGCCACCAAGCAGATCGCGCTGCGTCTGCCGGTGGCGAAGGCCCGCAACTCGCGCCGCGCCCTCACCGAGCCTGTCGTCGACGCCACCCCGTGGCAGCAGATCGTCGCGCACGAGCCGCTCCCGGCATCCCACCCCGGCCCCGGCACCGACGACCTGGCGATCATCCAGTACACCAGCGGCACGACGGGCAGCCCGAAGGGCGCTGCGCTCACGCACCGCAACCTGCTCGCCAACGCCGTGCAGGCGCGCTCATGGGTGCCCCACCTCGAGCGCGGCAAGGGCTGCGTCTTCTACGCGGTGCTGCCGATGTTCCACGCCTACGGACTGACGCTGTGCGTCACCTTCGCGATGTCGATGGGCGCCCGGCTGGTGCTCTTCCCGAAGTTCGACCCCGACCTCGTGCTGGCGGTGGTCAAGAAGCGCCCTGCCACCGTCTTCCCGCTGGTGCCGCCCATCGCCGACCGCCTGCTGGCGGCTGCGCGCGAGCGCGGTGTCTCGCTCCAGGGCATCCAGATCGCCATCTCCGGCGCGATGGCGCTGCCCCACGAACTGGTGGTGCCCTTCGAGGAGGCCACCGGCGGCTATCTCGTGGAGGGCTACGGGCTGTCCGAGTGCTCTCCCGTGCTGATGGTGAACCCCATCGCCGCGAACCGCGAGCCGGGTACCGTGGGGCTCCCCCTCCCCGGCACGGAATGCCGCGTCGTCGATCCCGACGAGCCGACCGTCGATGTCGCCCCGGGCGAACGTGGCGAACTGGTCGTGCGCGGCCCCCAGGTGTTCAGCGGCTACTACGGGCACCCGGAGGAGACCGAGCGCGCGTTCGCGGACGGCTGGTTCCGCACCGGTGACATCGTGACCATCGACGAGGGCGGCTTCGTGCGCATCGTCGACCGCATCAAGGAGCTGATCATCACGGGCGGCTTCAACGTGGCGCCCACCGAGGTCGAGATCGCCCTGCGCCAGCACCCGCAGGTGCTGGATGCCGCTGTCGTCGGCCTTCACAGCCCCCACTCCGGCGAGGAGGTCGCGGCCGCGATCGTGGTCGACGGCGCCACGGACGTCGACGTCGACGCGGTGCGCGAGTTCGTGCGTGGCATTCTCACGCCGTACAAGGTGCCCCGGCGCATCTTCGTCGTGGACGAACTGCCGCGCTCGATGCTCGGCAAGGTGCTGCGACGTCAGGTGCGCGAATCGTTGGAGAAGCTCATCGCGCACGAGTGA
- the ligA gene encoding NAD-dependent DNA ligase LigA, whose amino-acid sequence MTDAADFTPAPLDEARAEAGDLTERILNARDAYYGENAEIVDDATYDGWMRRLEQLEREHPELQGQDSPTQTVGAAQSSMFAPVEHAERMLSLDNVFSVEELRDWCMKTQASAGRRVQWLTELKIDGLAISLRYEHGVLTSAATRGDGRVGEDVTVNALRVTGIPSQLSGSGHPSLVEVRGEVFIPVAAFDELNALQARLRDRVLAEALARGVDEEKSARSAARRFPAFANPRNAASGGLRQQLEKKSGLELKAGQARLQSLRLFVHGIGAWENPPVSTQSEVYALLADWGLPTSPYFRTYDDVVGVTSFVEQYGEHRHAVEHEIDGVVVKVDELDLHGELGATSRAPRWAIAYKYPPEQVNTKLLDIVVSVGRTGRATPFAVMAPAQVAGSVVRQATLHNQDVVKAKGVLIGDTVVLRKAGDVIPEVLGPVVELRDGSERAFVMPADCPECGTPLAPAKEGDIDLRCPNTRACPAQVRGRVEHIGSRGALDIEALGEVTAAALTQPSVPEMPPLQTEAGLFDLTLEQLVPIEVMVRDAETGEPRVDDTTGEPVRRAPFRRNPSAAEKKQGLTGPQPSAQALTLLDELEKAKTKELWRFLVALNIRHVGPVAARALAQWFGSIAAIRAASRDELAAVDGVGGIIADSLVDWFAVDWHREIVERWEAAGAQLATPGHPGPGAAASSGGVLEGVTVVATGSLEGYSREGAQEAIMAAGGKAASSVSKKTDFVAAGPGAGSKLAKAEQLGVRIIDAAQFKILVEQGPDALGPPPAAE is encoded by the coding sequence GTGACGGATGCCGCTGACTTCACGCCCGCGCCCCTCGACGAAGCCCGAGCCGAGGCGGGTGATCTCACCGAGCGCATCCTGAACGCGCGCGACGCGTACTACGGCGAGAACGCCGAGATCGTCGACGACGCGACGTACGACGGATGGATGCGGCGCCTCGAGCAGCTCGAGCGCGAGCACCCCGAGCTGCAGGGTCAGGATTCGCCGACGCAGACCGTCGGCGCCGCCCAGTCGTCGATGTTCGCGCCGGTCGAGCACGCCGAGCGCATGCTCAGCCTCGACAACGTCTTCAGCGTCGAGGAGCTGCGCGACTGGTGCATGAAGACGCAGGCCTCGGCCGGCCGCCGCGTGCAGTGGCTGACGGAGCTGAAGATCGACGGCCTCGCGATCAGCCTGCGCTACGAGCACGGGGTGCTCACCTCTGCCGCCACACGCGGCGACGGGCGGGTGGGCGAGGACGTCACCGTCAACGCGCTGCGCGTGACCGGCATCCCCTCGCAGCTGTCGGGGAGCGGGCATCCGTCGCTGGTGGAGGTGCGCGGCGAGGTGTTCATCCCGGTCGCCGCGTTCGACGAGCTCAATGCCCTGCAGGCGCGCCTGCGCGACCGTGTGCTCGCCGAGGCGCTGGCCCGCGGCGTCGACGAGGAGAAGTCCGCGCGCAGCGCCGCGCGCCGGTTCCCGGCCTTCGCCAATCCCCGTAACGCCGCTAGCGGTGGCCTGCGTCAGCAGCTGGAGAAGAAGAGCGGGTTGGAGCTCAAGGCGGGTCAGGCACGCCTGCAGTCGCTGCGCTTGTTCGTGCACGGCATCGGGGCATGGGAGAACCCGCCGGTGAGCACGCAGAGCGAGGTCTACGCACTGCTCGCCGACTGGGGGCTGCCGACGAGCCCGTACTTCCGCACGTACGACGACGTCGTTGGGGTGACCTCGTTCGTCGAGCAGTACGGCGAACACCGGCACGCGGTCGAGCACGAGATCGACGGCGTGGTGGTGAAGGTCGACGAGCTCGACCTGCACGGCGAACTCGGCGCCACCAGCCGGGCGCCGCGCTGGGCGATCGCCTACAAGTACCCGCCGGAGCAGGTGAACACGAAGCTGCTGGACATCGTGGTGTCGGTGGGTCGCACCGGTCGGGCCACCCCGTTCGCGGTCATGGCGCCGGCGCAGGTGGCGGGGAGCGTCGTGCGCCAGGCGACGCTGCACAATCAGGATGTCGTCAAGGCGAAGGGCGTGCTCATCGGCGACACGGTGGTGCTGCGCAAGGCGGGCGACGTCATCCCCGAGGTGCTGGGCCCGGTCGTGGAGCTGCGTGACGGCTCGGAGCGCGCGTTCGTCATGCCTGCGGACTGTCCCGAGTGCGGTACGCCGCTGGCGCCCGCGAAGGAGGGCGACATCGACCTGCGCTGCCCGAACACCCGCGCGTGCCCGGCGCAGGTGCGCGGGCGCGTGGAGCACATCGGCTCGCGTGGCGCCCTCGACATCGAGGCGCTGGGCGAGGTGACCGCTGCCGCCTTGACCCAACCCAGTGTGCCCGAGATGCCCCCGCTGCAGACCGAGGCGGGACTGTTCGACCTCACCCTGGAGCAGCTCGTGCCCATCGAGGTGATGGTACGCGATGCCGAGACCGGCGAGCCGCGTGTCGACGACACCACGGGCGAGCCGGTGCGGCGCGCCCCCTTCCGGCGCAACCCCAGCGCGGCCGAGAAGAAGCAGGGCCTCACCGGCCCGCAGCCGTCCGCGCAGGCGCTGACCCTGCTCGACGAGCTCGAGAAGGCCAAGACCAAGGAGCTGTGGCGGTTCCTCGTGGCCCTGAACATCCGCCACGTCGGCCCGGTCGCAGCCCGCGCCCTGGCCCAGTGGTTCGGTTCGATCGCCGCGATCCGCGCGGCCTCCCGCGACGAGCTCGCCGCCGTCGACGGGGTGGGCGGCATCATCGCCGACTCTCTCGTCGACTGGTTCGCCGTCGACTGGCATCGCGAGATCGTCGAGCGCTGGGAAGCGGCCGGTGCCCAGCTGGCCACGCCCGGTCACCCGGGCCCCGGTGCCGCGGCATCCTCCGGCGGGGTGCTCGAGGGCGTCACGGTCGTGGCCACCGGATCGCTCGAGGGCTACTCCCGCGAGGGGGCGCAGGAGGCGATCATGGCCGCCGGCGGCAAGGCGGCATCCAGTGTGTCGAAGAAGACCGACTTCGTCGCTGCGGGACCCGGGGCGGGGTCGAAGCTCGCCAAGGCCGAGCAGCTCGGCGTGCGCATCATCGATGCGGCGCAGTTCAAGATCCTCGTCGAGCAGGGACCGGACGCGCTGGGGCCGCCGCCCGCCGCGGAATGA
- the mnmA gene encoding tRNA 2-thiouridine(34) synthase MnmA, with translation MRILAAMSGGVDSAVAAARAVEAGHDVVGVHLALSRAGGTLRAGSRGCCTVEDALDARRAADRLGIPFYVWDFSERFRDDVVADFIAEYQAGRTPNPCMRCNEKIKFAALLERALELGFDAVCTGHYATLVEGEDGLELHRASDAAKDQSYVLGVLTAEQLAHTYFPLGTTPSKAIVRAEAEARGLTVAQKPDSHDICFIPDGDTRGWLAERVGAEKGEILDRSGAVVGTHEGAHAFTVGQRRGLQLGVPAPDGKPRFVLEVRPVTNTVVVGPKEALATAQIAGERFTWAGRPPAEHAFDCDVQIRAHADPVPARAEIAGGLLTVTPQTPFDGVAPGQTAVLYVGTRVLGQFTIDRTVSAAPVPA, from the coding sequence ATGCGGATTCTTGCGGCGATGAGTGGCGGCGTCGATTCCGCCGTGGCCGCGGCACGCGCGGTCGAGGCGGGACACGACGTGGTCGGCGTGCATCTGGCGCTCTCCAGGGCCGGAGGCACACTGCGGGCGGGCAGCCGCGGCTGCTGCACCGTGGAGGACGCCCTCGACGCCCGGCGCGCGGCCGATCGCCTCGGCATCCCGTTCTACGTCTGGGACTTCTCGGAGCGCTTCCGCGACGACGTGGTGGCCGACTTCATCGCCGAGTACCAGGCCGGTCGCACCCCGAACCCCTGCATGCGCTGCAACGAGAAGATCAAGTTCGCCGCGCTGCTCGAGCGCGCGCTGGAGCTCGGCTTCGACGCCGTCTGCACGGGCCACTACGCCACCCTCGTCGAGGGAGAGGACGGCCTGGAGCTGCACCGTGCCTCGGACGCGGCCAAGGACCAGTCGTACGTCCTGGGCGTGCTCACCGCGGAGCAGCTGGCGCACACCTACTTCCCGCTGGGCACCACCCCCTCCAAGGCGATCGTGCGCGCGGAGGCGGAAGCGCGGGGATTGACCGTCGCGCAGAAGCCCGACAGCCACGACATCTGCTTCATCCCCGACGGCGACACCCGCGGGTGGCTGGCCGAGCGCGTCGGCGCCGAGAAGGGCGAGATCCTCGACCGCAGCGGCGCCGTCGTCGGCACCCACGAGGGCGCGCACGCGTTCACCGTGGGGCAGCGGCGCGGCCTGCAGCTGGGCGTGCCGGCGCCGGACGGCAAACCGCGGTTCGTCCTCGAGGTGCGTCCGGTCACCAACACCGTCGTCGTGGGTCCCAAAGAGGCTCTCGCCACCGCGCAGATCGCGGGGGAGCGCTTCACCTGGGCGGGTCGCCCGCCCGCCGAGCACGCGTTCGACTGCGACGTGCAGATCCGCGCACACGCCGACCCGGTGCCGGCGCGCGCGGAGATCGCCGGGGGGCTGCTGACGGTGACCCCGCAGACCCCGTTCGACGGGGTGGCTCCGGGGCAGACCGCGGTGCTGTACGTCGGCACGCGCGTGCTCGGGCAGTTCACCATCGATCGGACGGTGTCGGCGGCTCCCGTCCCGGCGTGA